DNA from Campylobacter sp. RM5004:
GCTAGTTCCAAGCCCCATTACTTCGCCTGTTGCTTTCATTTGCGTGCCTAAATATCTATTAGCATCTTTAAACTTATCAAAGGCAAATCTAGGAGCTTTCGTTACAACATAATCTAAGTTTGGTTTATATTCAAGATAGCTTAAGCCACTTGCTTCGTTTTTAATCTCATCTAAAGTTTTACCAAGTGCAATTTTTGCAGCAATTTTTGCAATAGGAAAAGAAGTTGCCTTGCTAGCTAATGCACTTGAGCGTGATACTCTAGGATTTACTTCAATTATATAATAATCATTTGTATTAGGATTTAGTGCAATTTGAACATTACAACCACCCTCAATCTTTAAAGCTTTTATTAGTTTTAAAGCTACATTTATCATTTTTTGTTTAATCTCAGGACTAAGTGTTTGAGTTGGTGCAACCACAAGCGAATCGCCTGTATGAATGCCAACTGGGTCTATATTTTCCATATCGCAAATTAAAATCGCTTGATCTTTTCTATCTCTTATAACTTCATATTCAAGCTCTATGAATCCTGCTATTGATTTTTCTATTAAACACTGATTTGTAGGTGAATATGTTAAGCCTTCTTGAGTGATTTTTCTAAGTTCAGCTTCATTTTCGCATATTCCACCACCTGTTCCACCCATTGTAAATGCAGGGCGAACTACGACAGGATAGCCACATTCTTTTGCAAATGAAATTGCACTTAAAGTATCATTTACTATTACACTAGGTGGAACTGGCTCATTTAATTCATTCATTAAATTTCTAAATAATTCTCTATCTTCAGCCTTATTAATTGTCTCTAAACTTGAGCCTAAAACCTTGATATCAAATTCTTTTAACACTCCGGCTTTATCTAATTCTATCGCCATATTAAGCGCAACTTGTCCGCCTAAGGTTGCTAAGATTGCATCAGGACGAGTTTTTTTAATAACCTTTGTTACAAATTCTAAAGTAATTGGCTCTATATAAATCTCATCTGCAATATTTTTATCAGTCATTATGGTGGCTGGATTTGAGTTTATTAAAATTACTCTTTTTCCTTCTTCTTTAAGCGACAAACAAGCTTGAGTTCCTGCATAATCAAACTCAGCAGCTTGACCTATAATAATCGGACCACTTCCTATTACTAAAATTGATTTAATCTCTTTCATTTATTCTCCTTTATAAATTATTTTTCCATCACAAATTGTTAACATTACTTTTGAGCTTAAAACTTCACCTAAATAAGGTGTGTTTTTGCCAAGACTTATAATTTCGCTTTCTTTTAATTCCCAAGTTTTTTCTAAATCTATCACAACAATATCAGCCCTAGAGCCAACTTTTAGCTCTCCTGCGTTTTCTAAATTAAAGATTTTTTTAGGATTTAGGCTAAATGCGTTTAAGATAGTTTTTAGGCTTACTAAATTCGTTTTAACTAGCTTTGTATAAAGCAGCGAAAATGCAAACTCACTTCCTATAATTCCAAAATACGCTTTAGAAAATCCACCTTGCTTTTCATCTTTTGAATGTGGAGCATGATCGGTTGCGATAACTTCAATTATGCCTTCATTTAAAGCTTTTATTAAATAATCTTTATCATCTTTACTTCTTAAAGGTGGGTTCATTTTCCACATTCCATTATCTTCTTTTATATCTTCATCACAAGATATTAAATGATGTGGGGTTACTTCGCAGCTTATATTTACACCTAAGCTCTTGCCAAGCTCAACCATTTTTACGCTTTCTTTTGCACTTATGTGGCATACATGATAATTTGAATTAGTCTCTTTACAAAGTAGCATATCTCTTGCAACTTGCACACTTTCGCTTGAGCTTGAAATTCCTTTTATGCCTAGCTTTTTTGCTTGCAAACCATCGTGCATAAAACCACCTTCTACTAAGTCTAAATCCTCACAATGTGCTATTATGTATTTATTAAGCTTAGCGCATTCTATCATTGCATCTTTCATAATTTTTGCATTTGCAACGCCTCTTCCATCATCACTAAACGCAAATACAAAAGGTGCTAATTCGCTAAAATTAACTAAGCTTTGCCCCTTTTCTTCAAGCGTAATTGCTCCGTATGGTAAGACTTTCATGCAAGAATCTTTTTTAATAAGTTCTAATTCTTGATTTAAATTCTCTAAGCTATCAGGCACTGGCTTTAGGTTTGGCATAGCACAAGCTGTGGTAATTCCACCTTTTGCATTTGCTAATGAGCCTGTTTTAATTGTCTCTTTGTGTGAATATCCTGGCTCTCTTAGGTGCTGATGAATATCAACAAAACCTGCACTAACAAGCCTACCTTTAACATCAATTACTTCGCCACAATAATTAATATTAGGAGCGATTTTTACAATCTTTTCATTTTCAATTAAAATATCTGTATTAATAAATTCATTATCAATAAACGCATTGCAATTTTTAAGAAGCATTTTAAATCCTTTCATAAACATAATCTAATATTGCCATTCTGGCAAACACACCATTACTCATTTGTGTAAAAATCCTTGATTTAGGACACTCAACCAAACAACTATCAATCTCTACATCTCTATTAATTGGTGCTGGATGAAGAATGATTGCATTCTCTTTTAGCATTTTGTATTTATCCATTGTAAGGGCGAATGAATTTCTGTATTTAGCTAAATCAAGTTCGTTTTTATCGTGTCTTTCGTGCTGAATGCGAAGTAGCATGCAAACATCAATTTCGTTAATTATTTCATCAAGTTTGTAATAATCTTTGTATTCATTGTCTTGATAAATAGGCGGTGCTACTAAAAATACTTTAGCTCCAAGTCGCTCAAGCGCATCTTTGTTTGACCTTGCTACACGAGAGTTTTTAATATCTCCAACAATAGCAATTTTAAGACCTTCAAAAGTATTAAATTGTTCGTAGATTGTCATAAGATCAAGCAAACATTGAGATGGATGTGCTCCGCTGCCATCACCTGCATTGATGATTTTTGCATTAAGATTTTTTAATTCATCAAAATAATTATTTTGTTTATGCCTAATTACTAAAACGCTAGTTCCAAGACTTTCAAAAGTCTTGCAAGTATCATATAAACTCTCGCCTTTATTAATACTTGAACTTGCTGCAGAAAAATTAAGCACTCTAAAGCCAAGCTTAAGCTCGGCAACTTCAAAACTAGTCCTTGTTCTTGTAGAATCTTCAAAAAATAAATTAGCTATGATTTTATTTTCATAAGTTTTAAAAAAGCCATCGTTATTTTTATAATAAAGTGCTTTTTTAATTAACTTATAAAAATCATCATTACTAAGAGTTCTAGTTGTTAAATAATCACGCATTTTTTTCCTCCCACGAGAGTAAGGCCTAACCGCCGAAATGTGATTGAAATATAAAGGGGAAATTGTGTAATTTGAAGTTCAAAAAAATCTGTCAATAATACTAATATAAACTTAAATTAAAATAAATTTTAAAGAATTTAGAATAGGAATTTGGATTTTTAAACTCAATTTCCGAATTCAAATTCCTTTTGAATTTACTTAGAAATTACATTGAAAAATTAAAGAATTTGAAATAGGAATTTCAAATTCTTTTTGATTAAGAGTTTATATATTTCATTGTGGTTTCATAGCATAAATAAGCCATAGCAATAGTAATAATCCAACCAAATAAAGCTAATAATTTAGAATGATTATAATCACCTACTATGTTTTTCTTATATGCAGCAATCAAAATCACACATAAAGCAATAGGCAAAATAAATCCGTTTAAAGTCCCAACTAGAATTAAAACTTGAGTAGGACGACCTATGGTAGAAAATACTAAGGTTGAAAATATTATAAATGCTATTATTATGTTATTTTCATTCTTTTTAAGCCATGGGCTAAAGCTTGAAATAAAACTTACCGAAGTATAAGCACAGCCAACAACTGATGTAATAGAAGCAGCCCAAATAACTATACCAAAAACAATGCTTCCAAATGAGCCTAAAATATATTCAAACGGAGTTAAAGCAGGATTATTAGGATTTAATTTAACGCCCAAAGAAATAACACCTAAAACAGCTAAAAATAAAAATACTCTAATAATACTTGCTATTAGTATTCCTGAAATTGAGCTTTTGCTAACTTCTTTTAGATTTTCTTTACCACTTATCCCTGCATCAAGCAAACGATGAGCGCCTGAAAATGTGATATATCCACCAACGGTTCCACCTATTAAAGTTACTAGGCTTAGTGCATTAAACTTAGATGGCACAAAGGTTTCTACTACAACTTCTTTAAAAGGTGGATTTGCCTTAAAAACAATATAAATAATAATTAAGATTAACAATGCTCCTAAGATTTTTGCAAATCTATCCATATGAGCACCTGCGTCTTTATTAATAAAAATCCCAATAGCAATAATTGCACTAATACAAGCTCCTAAAATAGGATTAATGCCAAATATCGTCTCAAATCCAAGCCCAGCTCCTGCAATATTTCCTATATTAAAAGCAAGTCCGCCCAAAATAATCAAAAATGATAATAAATACCCAACTCCAGGAAAGACCTTATTAGCAATATCTTGAGCCTTTAGCTTACTTACTGCAATTACTCTCCATACGTTAAATTGAACCCCTATATCCATAATAACTGACATTAAAATAATAAAGGCAAAACTAGCTCCTAAATCAGCTGTAAAACTTGCAGTTTGAGTTAAAAACCCAGGGCCAACTGCTGAAGTTGCCATTAAAAACGCAGCCCCTAAAATGGCACGATTATCTTTCATTAATTACTCCTTATGCTTATGTTGTTTTCTTCTAAAGTTTTTTTGATTTTTTTGGCAAATAAAATTGCTTTTTCGTTATCTCCATGCAAGCATAAACTTTCAGCCTTTATAGGAACTTTTTTGCCATTTTCGCTAATTACAAATGAGTTTTTAATCATTCTTAAAACTTGATTTATAGCTTCATTTTCATCTTTAATAACAGCATTTTCTTTACTTCTTGATACCAACAAGCCCTCGTCTGTATATCTTCTATCTGCAAAAACTTCGCTAATTGATTTAATACCAACTTCATTTGTAGCACTAATTAAACACGAATTACTAAGCCCCATTAAAGCAATATCTTCGCCTAATTTTGCAACTTCTATTGCGATATTTTTAGCTAGTTTAAAATCTACGCAAGCCATATTATATAAAGCTCCATGTGGCTTAACATAGCTTAATTTAACCCCTACTAATTCACACATTTGCTTCATCGCACCAAATTGATAAGCAAGCAAGGCTTTTAGCTCAACTTCACTTAGATTTTCATTACTTCTTCCAAAATTAGCCCTATCATCAAAGCTAGGATGCGCTCCTATTCTTAAGCCTAATTCTTTTGCAAGTTTAAGTGTCTTTAAAATCTCTTTATAATTGCCTGCATGAAGACCACAGCAAACATTTACCGAGCTAATTACTCTCATAATCTCTTCATCATTACCAATGCCTTCAGCTAAATCTGAATTAAAATCAATTTTCACTTGCGTACTCCTTTACTTGATTTATATGTGATATTCTTTCTTTTTTAGCTTCTAAGGCTTCTTTTAAATCTACTAATTCAAAAGAGATTTTACTATTAATTCTACTTTGAGCAAAAAGCCCTAAATCAGCCTCAATTACTTGAGCGATTTTTGCATAACCGCCTGTAGTTTGTGCATCTTTTAATAAAACAATAGGCTCTCCGCCACTTGGCACTTGAATTGTCCCTGCACTAACTCCGTGAGATGCTAAAGAAAGCTCTTCTTTTAAATCTAATTTAAAATCACTTTTTAATCTATACCCCATTCTATTGCTTGAACTTGTAATTAAAAACTCATTATTTAATAAATTGTGTTTAGCCTCATCGCTAAAATAATCCCACTCACTACCCTTTAATATCCTAATGCTTTTTCTATTTTTAATACCCGCTACTGCTATTTGAGATAAATTCATTCTTGAGCCTATGCTAAGCTCATCGCCTACTTTTAATGCTCTTCCGTTTAATCCACCAAAATTTGCACTAAGATTTGTAGAAGCTGAGTTTAAAACCAAATCAGCCTTAAAACCACCATAAGCACAAATATAAGCACACATTCCCGACATTGCCCTTACTAATCTTAAGGTTTTTCCTGCTTCAATTCTAATTCTGTAATTATTATGAATTGGCTTTTCATCTATAAAAGCTTCATAATTTGCTCCTGTGATACAAAAAGTCATTGCTTTATCGCAATATATTTCAATACCGCCTAAAATAACTTCAATTGCAGGTGCGTTTAAATCATTGCCTAATAAAGCATTTCCTAACATAAAGCTCCATTTATCCAAAGCTCCGTTTTCATTAACCCCATAAGCTTTATAATTTAGTCTTCCTAAATCTTGAATGCTAGAAATTGATGAAACTTTTGTAACTTTCATAATCTCTCCTTAATGCTATTAATTACAAACTTAAGCTTATCTCCTGCTTTTAAAAGGCTTGGCTCGTCGCTATTAATATCAAATAATTTTGTTTTAGTATTGCCTATTATGTTCCAACCACCAGGGCTTTGATAAGGATATATTCCAGTTTGTGCTCCGCCTATACCAACTGAACCTGCAGGGATTTTTAGTCTTGGAGTGCTAAGTCTTGGAGTATGAAGCCTAATATCAAGCCCACCTAAATAAGCAAAACCAGGTTGAAAACCTATAAAATAAACATCATAAATAGGCTCGGCATGTAATTTTGCAAATTCGCTCATACTCATACCTTTAGCCTTAGCAATAACTTTTAAATCAAGTCCTAAATCCCCACCATAATCAACTGCAATTTCTACTAATTTTCCATTTAATTCAAGTGGTTTTATGTATTTTATTAGTTCGTTTAATTCGCTTTGTAAATCTAATAATTCTTTATAATTTAAATCACTTGTTAGCACATAAACACTATTCATACCAACTACTACTTCTTTAATATGAGCTTTGTTTTTAAGCTCTTCGTTAAGTGCGTAGCAAAGACGTTGATTTTGCATACTAATAGGAGGCGCTAGGTATAAAAGAAGTGAAGTTTCACTAATTATTTTAAACTCATTATACATTTTACGCTCCTAAAATACTGAATATTCATTATCTTGCTTATCAGTTACGAACATATAGCCAGGCGAATGTGTTATCATAATCTCAGGTTTGCTAGTAAGTGCAATGCTTTGCGGAGTTACCCCACAAGCCCAAAATACACAAACTTCATCAGGATAAATAGTAGATGCGTCGCCAAAATCAGGCTTTGAAATATCTTTTATACCTATTTCGCGTGGATTTCCTATGTGAATTGGAGCTCCATGAACGCTTGGAAAAAGTGCTGTTGTAGTTGTAGCTCTAATTAAATCCTTGTATTTAATAGGTCTCATTGATACAACCATTTTTCCATGAAATTTACCCGCACTAAGGCAATCAATATTTGTAATATACATAGGCACATTATGATCTTCTTCAATGTGTCTTAAAGGGATTTTGTGATTTATCAAAGCTGCTTCAAATGAAAACGAACAGCCCATTAGAAAACTTACATAATCATCTTTAAAATAATTTATAATATCGCTTACTTCATCTACTAATTCGCCTTTTTTATATATTCTGTATTTAGGAATGCTTGTTCTAATGTCTGCGTTATCAGCACATATTTTGGTCAAATACTCTCCTGCATCAAGCACTTCTATCAAAGGACAAGGTTTTGGATTTCTTTGACAAAATAATAAAAAATCATAAGCATCACTCTTTGGTAAAATCGCAAGATTTGCTTGAACATAGTTAGGACACACACCTGAAGTAGGTTTATTAAACTCGTTTTTTGAAATCAAAGCTCTTAATTCTTTTGGGGTCATTTTATCTTCTTTAGTTTTATTTTGATTGTAATGTTAAATAATGTGAAATTTTGTAAAAAAAATAAAATATTATTTTTAGTTGTTACTAGATTACTCAAATAATAATAAGTATTTAAGAAGTTTAAAGAATTTAAAATAGGAATTTTAAAATTAAAAAGCAATTTTTACACATTTTAAAAAATTATTAGTTATATAAGCTACAAATTATTATGCTAAATATTTAGGATAATTCATTGTACTTAATTAAATTCCTATTTCAAATTCTTAAGAATTTTTATGAGTTTATATATTTCAAATAATTTAGTATGTAAAAACTAAAGCTATTAAATATTTTGAACTTAAATAGAATTAATAAAATCAAATTCCTATTTCAAATTCTTTAAAAGTTTAAACAAAAACTATTGATAATCATTATACGCTCGGCACTCAACCAATCTCAACCAATCTCAAGCAATCTCAAGCAAAACACTCCTAAGTAGTAAGCGCTAAAATTCAAACTAAAAGAAAAAATATAAAAGTATTTGAAGTTTATGTTTAATTATTTAGACAAACAAAAGAATTTAGATTAGGAATTTGACTTTAAAATTTATAAGATTATGCTTGATAAATTGAAAGCTGATATTTTAAAATAATACAAGTAAAAGTTGTAATCTTAATTTACGTAAAAAAACAAATGAATACTTTTAATTTTATAAGGTCTAATATTATTTAAATTCCTAATTCAAATTCTTTGAAATTTGTAATTATTTTGGCTTTGCTCGTGTGATTACAAAATTTTGCTAATTTTAAATACAAATACATTTAATAGATTTAAATAAACTTTAGTTCGCTTATAATTTTGTATTTTATTATTGATTAAATATTGAAAATTTCAAAGAATTTGAATTAAAAATTACTTTAAAACATTAAGAATTAATCATTTAAATAATTATTAAAATCTAGGCTTATTATTTATAATGCAAGTTAAATAACCCTAGCTTGAGCTAAGATTATTTTTTAGACTTTTTAGAGTTTTTTAAATGTTTTTCTAGTTTTTTTCTTCCGTTAAAAGATAGTTTTTCTATAAATAAATGTCCATTTAAATGGTCGTTTTCATGTTGGATAGCAACAGCTAAAAGACCATCTGTCTCAAGACTTTTTGCATTGCCAAACCTATCGCAGTAATCAACCTTAATCCTATCGTATCTAGTTACTTCTTCAAAAAATCCAGGAACACTAAGGCAACCTTCTTCATAAACTTGAGTTCCTTCTCCAATAGGAGTAATTACAGGATTAATAAATTCAATTAAATCTTCTTTGTTTTGCTCTTCTTTATCATTTAATAGATTTATTAAAAATATTCTTAAAGGTTTTGCTACTTGAATTGCAGCTAAGCCTATACCATTTGATGAAATCATAGTTTCATACATATCATCTAAAAGTTTATGTAGATTTTCATCAAATTTCTCTACTTCTTGGCTTCTTGTAAAAAGAAGTTTATTTGGATATGTGATTATTTCAAGCATCTTCTTCGCTATCTCCAACAACAGCATAAATTTCTTTGTCTTTACCCGTATTAGGTAATACACTAATAGCTTCTAAGATTTGCTCTTCATAATTATCACCACTAAGCGCTACAACACTCATTTCTATATTGATATCAATCTCATTATCATTAATGAAAAACGTCGTATTGTAAAATAAATCAGAAATTCTCTCACAAGCTTTCTTAGCATTTACTATATTTGTATGCTTCATAGCCATTACAAATATTCCATCACCAAAATGTGCTACTACATCACTTCTTCTTGAAGTTTTTAATAATAACTTAGCAACATTTCTCATTAAAAGATTTTTGTCTTTTTGTAGTTCAATTGTATTTAATAAACTATCTTTAATTTTTACAAACATTAGTGATATTGAATAGCCATATTTTTTAATATCTTCTATATCTTGAGTTATATTGCTGTATAAATATCTTTTATTAAATACTCCGAATTTATCATCAAACTCACTTTGCTCATTTACCCTATTATGGATTTTTACAATCTCATCATAACCTTTTTTAATACTATTTAATTGTATATCAAGAGCAGTTGTAAGTTTTGCCATATCACTATCAAGTGATTTTAAGATATTTTGAATTGATAAAGAGCCAGTTGCAATACTTAAATCCCCTATTTTTTTCTTAATTAATGCTTTCATTGTAGTGATGTTTTTATAAATCGCTGCAATTGAGCCAACTAATTGCTTAATATTTGCAAAAGTTTCTTTAATATCTTGTTCAATCACTGCTATTTTATTGCTTTGATCTTCTTTTTCATAAGATATCATTTCATTAACTCTTTTTTTAAACGCCATAGGTTTAGTATCAAGCATTTTTTCAAAATATATAGCATAATTAGTAGGAGTTGGTGGAACATTATCTTCAATTAATTGTTTAATCACTTGTTGAGTAAATTTCTCAAACTCTCCACCACTAAGTTTTTGAATCTTAGGAGATTCATCATAAATTACATCTTTATTCAAAGCCCTATCCTATTTAAAACTTTTTTCTAATACCTTATCTATTAATCCATATTTTAAAGCTTCATCTGAGCTCATAAAATAATCTCTTTCAGTGTCTTTTTCAATTTTAGCAAGTTTATTGCCTGTGTTTTCAGCTAATATTTTATTAAGAATTGCTTTTAATCTTAAAATTTCTTTAGCTTGTATTTCAATATCAGTTGCTTGTCCTCTCGCTCCACCTAGTGGCTGATGTATCATAATTCTTGCATTTGTTAAAGCAAATCTTTTGCCTTTAGCACCTGAGCTAAGTAAAAATGCGCCCATTGAAGCAGCCTGACCTATACAAATTGTGCTAACATCAGGTTTAATATAATTCATAGTATCAAATATACTAAATCCACTAGTAACCACACCACCTGGGCTATTTATATATAAATAAATATCCTTATTAGCATCTTGAGCTTCAAGAAATAATAATTGAGCAACAACACTAGCTGCTACTTCATCATTTATCTCTCCACTTAAAAGAATAATTCTATCTTTAAGTAAGCGAGAGTAGATATCATAACTTCTCTCGCCTTTGCTAGTTTTTTCAACTACATATGGAATGTAGCTCATTTATCTTTTCCTAAAAATAAATCAGCAAATAATTTTTCTTCTACTAAGCTCATTCTAACAGCTGGTAAAGTTCCATTTTTTGTATAAGTTTCAATTAGTTGTTTTGGATCCATTCCATATCTTAAAGCTTCAAAATAAATAGCTTGTGCTACTTCTTGATCATTTACAACTACTTTTCTTAATTTTGCTAACTCATCAACAATGAAAGTTAATTTAACGCTCTTTAAAGCTTCTGCTTCATATTCTTTTCTTTTTTCTTCTAGATATTTTTCATCTTTTAATTTATCAAATTCTTCTTTACTAAAGCTTCTTGCTGCTTGATTGAATTGTAAATTAGTTTCTTGCTCTAATATATTTTGTGGAACTGCAAAATCATATTTTTCTAGCATTTTTTCAACAAATTCTTGCTTTAATTTCTCATCAATTTGTTTAAATTTAGCTTCTGTTTCTAATTGTTCTTTAATCTTTTCATCTAAGATTGCTTCGGTTGGGTTTTCTACACCTGGTAATAATTTTTTAAGTAATTCTTCATCAATTTCAGGTAATTTTCTTCCATGAATTTCATGTAATTTTACTTTAAATACAGCTTTTTTACCAGCTAAGTGTGCCGCTTGATAATTCTCTGGGAAAGTTACTTCTATATCTTTTTCTTCGCCAACTTTTAATTCAATCATACCATCTTCAAAACCTGGAATAAATTGATTGCTGCCGATTTCTAGCATATAATTTTCTGCTTTTCCACCTTCAAATGCAACGCCATCAACAAAGCCTTCAAAGTCAAATTTAGCATAATCACCTTTTTTAAGGATTTGCTTTTTTGTCTTTTCAAGTGGAGCGTATTGCTTTAACATTGCTTCTTTTCTAGCTTTAATGTCTTTTTCTTTAATTTCTTCTATTTTTAGCTCAGGAACTAAAGCTTCATAGCCTGTTAAGTCAATTGTTGGTCTAAATGAAATTACGAATTCAAATTCTATTCCATTTTCTTTTCTTTCAAACTTCTTAAAGCTTGGCTCACCAATTAATTCTTTTTCTTCTTTACCTGTTTGTTTTACAGCTTCTTTATAAGCGCTTGTGATTGCTTCTTGCTCTGCATCTTTTACTAAAGAATCTTTATATCTTGATAATACTACATTTACAGGTACTTTACCTTTTCTAAATCCAGCAACTTGCATAGTCTTGCTAGCTTTTACAGCTATTTCTTTAATCTTTTCATCTAATAAAGATTGCTCAATAACACCGCTTACTGAGTAATTAATTTCGTTGATTTTTGTTGTACTAAGTTTCATTAAACTACCTTTTGTAAAATATTTCGCACAATTCTAGCTAAAAAAATTAATCATTGGCAAAATATAAAGGTAAAGAATGAAAGATTTAATTAAAGATTTATTAATAAAAATCGGAGAAAATCCAGACCGAGAAGGACTGATAAAAACCCCTGAAAGAGTTCAAAAATCTTATGAATACTTATGTAGTGGTTACCATCAAAACCCAAAAGATATTCTAAACGAAGCGATTTTTAATACAGATAATAATGAAATGGTTTTAGTAAAAGACATTGATTTTTATAGTTTATGCGAACACCATTTATTGCCTTTTTTTGGAAAAGTTCATATCGCATATATTCCAAATGGCAAAGTCGTAGGACTTTCAAAACTTCCTAGGCTTGTAGAAGTATTTGCAAGACGCCTACAAATTCAAGAACAATTATGCGAACAAATTAGCAATTCATTATATGAAATATTAAAACCAAAAGGTGTAGCTGTAACTATTGAAGCAGAGCATTTATGTATGCAAATGCGTGGCATTCAAAAAGTAAATTCAAAAACCATAACAAGCTCACTTAAAGGAATATTTTTAAGCGACGAAAGAACTAGGAAAGAGTTTTACTCTCTAATAAAATGAATTTAGAAAGATTAAAGAAAAAAATAGCACAAATTCCAAAATCTCAAAACTTTGGCTATATATATAAAATTAGTTCAATTAGCATTGAGATTAAAGGTTTAACAACTAGCGTAGGTGATTTAATAAGACTTGAAAATGAAGAAAAAACTGCTTATGCGATGGTTGTTAAGATTGAAGAATTTATAAGCTTTTTAAGCCCTTTTGATTTCGTAGAAGGCTTTAAAGTAGGCGATAAAGCTTTCATGGAAGAAGCAGGAATGAAAATCCCTTGTTCAATGGAACTACTTGGGCGTGTGGTTGATCCTTTTATGAGACCAAAAGATGGAAAAGACAAAATAAATCCTACAAAAATGATGCCTATTTTAAGAGCTCCTATTGAAGCTTTAAAGCGTGGGCTTATAAGTGAGCCTTTTCCTGTTGGGATTAAAAGTATTGATGGGCTTTTAACTTGCGGAGTTGGACAAAAACTAGGCATATTTGCTGGCTCTGGGGTTGGTAAATCAACCCTTATGGGAATGATAGTTAAAAACGCTCCTGCAGCAGTAAAAGTAGTAGCATTAATAGGCGAGCGTGGGCGTGAGATACCTGAGTTTATCCACAAAAACTTAGGCGGAAAAATGGATGATACCGTAATGATAGTAGCAACTAGCGATGATAGTGCTTTGATGCGTAAATACGGAGCATTTTGTGCTATGAGTGTTGCTGAGTTTTT
Protein-coding regions in this window:
- a CDS encoding diguanylate cyclase produces the protein MNKDVIYDESPKIQKLSGGEFEKFTQQVIKQLIEDNVPPTPTNYAIYFEKMLDTKPMAFKKRVNEMISYEKEDQSNKIAVIEQDIKETFANIKQLVGSIAAIYKNITTMKALIKKKIGDLSIATGSLSIQNILKSLDSDMAKLTTALDIQLNSIKKGYDEIVKIHNRVNEQSEFDDKFGVFNKRYLYSNITQDIEDIKKYGYSISLMFVKIKDSLLNTIELQKDKNLLMRNVAKLLLKTSRRSDVVAHFGDGIFVMAMKHTNIVNAKKACERISDLFYNTTFFINDNEIDINIEMSVVALSGDNYEEQILEAISVLPNTGKDKEIYAVVGDSEEDA
- the clpP gene encoding ATP-dependent Clp endopeptidase proteolytic subunit ClpP, producing MSYIPYVVEKTSKGERSYDIYSRLLKDRIILLSGEINDEVAASVVAQLLFLEAQDANKDIYLYINSPGGVVTSGFSIFDTMNYIKPDVSTICIGQAASMGAFLLSSGAKGKRFALTNARIMIHQPLGGARGQATDIEIQAKEILRLKAILNKILAENTGNKLAKIEKDTERDYFMSSDEALKYGLIDKVLEKSFK
- the tig gene encoding trigger factor; translation: MKLSTTKINEINYSVSGVIEQSLLDEKIKEIAVKASKTMQVAGFRKGKVPVNVVLSRYKDSLVKDAEQEAITSAYKEAVKQTGKEEKELIGEPSFKKFERKENGIEFEFVISFRPTIDLTGYEALVPELKIEEIKEKDIKARKEAMLKQYAPLEKTKKQILKKGDYAKFDFEGFVDGVAFEGGKAENYMLEIGSNQFIPGFEDGMIELKVGEEKDIEVTFPENYQAAHLAGKKAVFKVKLHEIHGRKLPEIDEELLKKLLPGVENPTEAILDEKIKEQLETEAKFKQIDEKLKQEFVEKMLEKYDFAVPQNILEQETNLQFNQAARSFSKEEFDKLKDEKYLEEKRKEYEAEALKSVKLTFIVDELAKLRKVVVNDQEVAQAIYFEALRYGMDPKQLIETYTKNGTLPAVRMSLVEEKLFADLFLGKDK
- the folE gene encoding GTP cyclohydrolase I FolE, which translates into the protein MKDLIKDLLIKIGENPDREGLIKTPERVQKSYEYLCSGYHQNPKDILNEAIFNTDNNEMVLVKDIDFYSLCEHHLLPFFGKVHIAYIPNGKVVGLSKLPRLVEVFARRLQIQEQLCEQISNSLYEILKPKGVAVTIEAEHLCMQMRGIQKVNSKTITSSLKGIFLSDERTRKEFYSLIK
- the fliI gene encoding flagellar protein export ATPase FliI, whose amino-acid sequence is MNLERLKKKIAQIPKSQNFGYIYKISSISIEIKGLTTSVGDLIRLENEEKTAYAMVVKIEEFISFLSPFDFVEGFKVGDKAFMEEAGMKIPCSMELLGRVVDPFMRPKDGKDKINPTKMMPILRAPIEALKRGLISEPFPVGIKSIDGLLTCGVGQKLGIFAGSGVGKSTLMGMIVKNAPAAVKVVALIGERGREIPEFIHKNLGGKMDDTVMIVATSDDSALMRKYGAFCAMSVAEFFKEQGMDVLFIMDSVTRFAMAQREIGLALGEPPTAKGYPPSVFNLLPQLMERAGKEEGKGTITAFFTVLVDGDDMSDPIADQSRSILDGHIVLDRNLTDFGIYPPINIQNSASRVMGDVVTPEHKKNAAKFKRLNSVLKENETLIRIGAYVKGSDKELDFAISKKDYMNDFLRQGNDEAFAFEEVLSMLDKIN